AAACGGCCGCTATCTTCCTGAATTCGGTACGATATAAATGTGGTATCAGCTCTTTGTCGTGCATGGATAGTTAAGCTTCTGCCGGTAAAAATACACGGCAGAAGCCTGGCATAAAATTAAATTTATCCGTTCATCGGGATGATTTCTCTTACTTCGACACATCCGCCGACGTTAAGTATCGGGCAACCTTTGCCTATTTCAGCGGCTTCGTCTAATGATTCGGCACGTATGATACTAAGTCCGCCTATTATCTCTTTGATCTCAACGTAAGGCCCGTTGGTAACTACGTTGCCGGGCTTTACACTACGTCCTTCATTTCCTAAACGCGCCCCGTTGGATACCAGTTTATTTTGTGCGGCGATGCCGCCCATCCAGTTTTCCCATTCTTTTGACACGGCCAGCGTACCTTCCGGCGTCAATTTTATTTCGCCCAGTGGTTCAGACCTGTATAGCAATACAAACTCTTTCATTCTCTTTAGTTTAAGGTTAAACGGTTAACGATTCATTGGAACGATGTCCCTTACTTCTACATTCCCTCCAACGGTCAGGATAGGGCAGCCTTTGGCAATTTCAGTGGCCTCATCAATGGTATCCGACTTAATGATGATATAGCCGCCCACCATCTCTTTTATTTCGGCATAAGGGCCATTGGTAATTACATTACCGGGTTTTAAGGTTTTACCTTCACCTCCGAGACGGTTGCCGGTACTGGCCATTTTACCCTGTGCAGCTATGCCGCCCATCCAGGCTTGCCATTTTTGCATAATGGCCTGCATTTCATCCGGTGAAAATTTTAACTCTGGCCGGAAATCATTCCTGAAGATCAATACAAATTCATTCATGTCTTTAATTTTTTGGTTTTATAATTGAATGACGACTGGCGCCGCGGTTATTGGACAGCCCGCTGAACTTTTTTATTCGTCACCCTCATAAATTCCCCGGACCTCAATAGTTCCTTTGCCGACAATAGGTGCCTCCTTAACAATTTCAGCAGCCTCGTCAATTGAATTGGCCCTGATAATAATGTAGCCACCAATGATCTCACTCAGTTCGACATAAGGTCCTTTGGTTAACAGTTTTTTATCCCTAACGACGCGGCTTTCCTTGCTAAGCCTGTTTCCCCTGCTAACCAGGATATTTTGGGCGATAATTCCATCGACCCATTTTTCCCATACACCCATTCGTGCCTGCATTTCCTCGGGTGAAAAATTGGTTTCGGGCAATTCTTCAAGTCTGAAGATCAAAACAAATTCTTTCATAGCTTTTAAATTTTTGTTTTTTGAGGAAATGACGAATTGCTTTGGCTGTATTGGACAAATAGATATTTTTATTTGAACGAACAATTATCGGCAAACAATACTTTTATATAAACTTGATCTGGTAATAATTTATACTTTTATTTTCCAAACCAACCACTATGAGAAAATACCTTGCTATCCTGCTGCTGACGTTATTAACCTTCCAGGCTGTATATGCGAAGAAAAAAGTAAAAAAAGATTCAATCCTGCGCATTATGGACAAAGTAGCCAGCTGGCAATTGCGCGAATGGCAGGAGCATGGGCGCAAACATCCCAAATGGTACTGGACCATGGGGGCAGGCTATGCAGGTTTTATGGCGCTGTATCAGATAGGGGATAACTCCATTTACCTGCACGAAATGAAAGATATTGGCGACAGCCTAAGATGGAACACCGGCCCCAACCGCTTTATGGCTGATGACTATTGTGTGGCGCAAATGTATTCGCAGGTTTACATTAACTATAAGGAGCCTGCAATGATTGCACATTTTAGAGCTTTGGCCGACAGCATTATTGCTAAACCGCATACCGAATCGCTCGAATGGAAAAATAACATAGCAAGCCGCGAATGGGCCTGGTGCGATGCACTGTTTATGGGTCCGCCTGCTTTGGCCTACCTATATTCGGCTACCGGCGAAAAAAAATACCTTGATATAACCAGTAAACTGTGGTGGAAAACTACCGACTACCTGTTTGATAAAGATGAAAACCTTTATTATCGCGACAGCCGCTTTTTTACTCAAAAGGAAGCCAATGGCAAAAAGGTATTCTGGTCGCGTGGGAACGGCTGGGTAATGGGCGGCCTTGTAAGGGTGCTGGATAATATGCCTTCTGATTATCCCGAGCGCGGGAGGTTTGTTGAGTTGTATCAAAAGATGGCCGAAAAGATCGCTTCGCTTCAAAACCGCGATGGAACATGGCATGCGGCATTGCTGGACCCTAAAAGCTACCCGGTTAAGGAAGCCAGCGGCACCGGTTTTTATTGCTATGCTTTAGCTTACGGTATCAATAAGGGCCTGTTACCCTATGATAAGTATCACAAAGTAGTTGAAAAAGCCTGGAAAGCTTTGATGGGATGTGTACAGCCCGACGGTAAACTCGGTTATGTGCAGCAAATAGGCGAGAAGCCCGAAAAGGTAACTGGTGATGATACCGAAGTTTATGGCGTAGGCGCATTTTTACTGGCCGGATCGGAAATGGCGAAGATGGTGGCATTACATCCTTAACTCTGCAATTTTTCCTATATTGTCCGGATACATCTAAAGTTACCAAATGAACTTCAGTCAGATACTTGCTACGACAATCGTGCTTGCCGCGGTATTCGCCTATGTCAATCACAGGTTCATCAAATGGCCCCCAACCATCGGTATCATGATATTGTCGCTGGGGAGTTCATTAATACTTGCGTTCGCCGGGCATTTATACCCTTCCCTCACCTTGCGGGCCAAACAACTGGCGGAGTCGATCGATTTCCGGGATGTGCTCATGAATTTCATGCTTAGCTTCCTGCTTTTTGCGGGCGCCATACACATCGACGCCGCTAAGCTAAAAAAAGAGGCCTGGCCGGTGCTTGCACTTTCTACCATCGGGATATTGATCTCGACGACGATTGTCGGCGTTGTCATGTGGGAAGTGTTCCGCCTATTCAACTTCCCGGTGCCTTTCATATACTGCCTGCTTTTTGGCGCAGTAATATCGCCTACTGACCCCATTGCCGTGCTGGCGATATTGAAAGCTGCCAAAATTCCTTCGTCACTCGAAGTCAGGATATCCGGCGAGTCGTTATTTAACGATGGTATAGCCGTGGTTATTTTCGTCACGCTGCTGGAAGCTGCTCAGCCTGGCTCAGCAAATATCAGCCTTGTGTCGGTTGGCAAACTTTTCCTCCAGGAAGCGGTAGGGGGCCTGTTATTCGGGGCAATTTTAGGTTATATAGGCTACTACGCCCTGCGGTCCATAGATGATTATAAAGTAGAGGTGCTGATCACGCTTGCAATCGTATCCGGCGGTTATTTTCTTGCAGGCTATCTGCATATTTCGGGCCCGCTGGCAATGGTTGTCGCCGGACTTATAACTGGCAACAAAGCAAAAGCCGAAGCGCTTTCAGAGACAAGCCGCGACTACTTGGGCAAGTTCTGGGAGTTAATAGACGAAATACTTAACGCTATACTTTTCCTACTTATCGGGCTTGAAATGCTAGTGATCAAAACCAATACAACTATCTTCCTTATAGGTATAATCGGCATTTGTGTAGCTTTATTCGCCCGTTGGGTGTCGGTGTTTTTACCGATCACGCTTTTACGTTTCAAGATCAAATTTGAAAAGAACACAATAGCGATATTAACTTGGGGCGGACTAAGAGGCGGATTATCGGTAGCGCTGGCGCTGTCGCTAAGTTCTGAAATGTACAGGGATGAATTTGTACTGATAACCTATGTCATCGTGGTTTATTCCATTCTTGTGCATGGGCTTACTATCGGTGGACTCGCTAAAAGGCTTCTTAAAAATGCTGACAATTAAAAAGTATTTTAGTTGGTTAAAAGAAATAATGATATTGCAGAGATCAAGCCGGATATAAACCCAAAAACCTGATATCATGACCAAAACCAGACACACCACATTGCGTATTATCGTGTCATGTGGCTTTTTATATTGTTTTTCAAACACTTTCGCACAAAGCGCGAAATATAAAACCTTTCACGTCATCGCGTTCTATCACGAATATCACGACCTGGCACACGTCAGTTTTGTGCACGACGCCAATAAGTTTTTTCCCGAAATGGCCAAGAAATATAACTTCACCTATGACAGCACGAAAGACTGGACAAAACTCAATGCAGAATTTTTATCCAAATACCAGGTTATCCTGTTTTTAGATTCGCGCCCCGAAGACCCCGCACAACGTAAGGCATTTGAAACGTATATGAAAAATGGCGGTGGCTGGTTAGGGTTCCATTTTGCGGCATTTGCGTTGACCCCTTCAGAGTATAATGCTGATTGGGACTGGTACCATAATGAATTTTTAGGTTCAGGTCAATATGTAAGCAATACCTGGCACCCCACATCCGCTATCCTGAGAAATGAAGGGGGAAAAAGCCACCCGGTAACAGCGGATATGCCGGAGACTTTCAAAACATCGCCTAACGAATGGTACCGATGGGAAAGGGACCTGGCAAAAAACCCGGACATTAAAATACTTTTCTCTATCGATTCCAGCAGTTTCCCTTTAGGTAACGGGCCCAAACAGTCGGAAATATGGCACAGCGGATACTACCCCGTTGTATGGACCAATAAGAATTACAAAATGGTTTATTTCAACATGGGGCATAACGATATGGATTACGATGGGCATACCAACGCCACATTATCCCATACCTTCGACAGTCCTATGGAAGCTAAGCTGATATTGAATGCTTTGATATGGG
Above is a window of Mucilaginibacter ginsenosidivorans DNA encoding:
- a CDS encoding YciI family protein — protein: MKEFVLLYRSEPLGEIKLTPEGTLAVSKEWENWMGGIAAQNKLVSNGARLGNEGRSVKPGNVVTNGPYVEIKEIIGGLSIIRAESLDEAAEIGKGCPILNVGGCVEVREIIPMNG
- a CDS encoding YciI family protein, whose translation is MNEFVLIFRNDFRPELKFSPDEMQAIMQKWQAWMGGIAAQGKMASTGNRLGGEGKTLKPGNVITNGPYAEIKEMVGGYIIIKSDTIDEATEIAKGCPILTVGGNVEVRDIVPMNR
- a CDS encoding YciI family protein; its protein translation is MKEFVLIFRLEELPETNFSPEEMQARMGVWEKWVDGIIAQNILVSRGNRLSKESRVVRDKKLLTKGPYVELSEIIGGYIIIRANSIDEAAEIVKEAPIVGKGTIEVRGIYEGDE
- a CDS encoding glycoside hydrolase family 88/105 protein — translated: MRKYLAILLLTLLTFQAVYAKKKVKKDSILRIMDKVASWQLREWQEHGRKHPKWYWTMGAGYAGFMALYQIGDNSIYLHEMKDIGDSLRWNTGPNRFMADDYCVAQMYSQVYINYKEPAMIAHFRALADSIIAKPHTESLEWKNNIASREWAWCDALFMGPPALAYLYSATGEKKYLDITSKLWWKTTDYLFDKDENLYYRDSRFFTQKEANGKKVFWSRGNGWVMGGLVRVLDNMPSDYPERGRFVELYQKMAEKIASLQNRDGTWHAALLDPKSYPVKEASGTGFYCYALAYGINKGLLPYDKYHKVVEKAWKALMGCVQPDGKLGYVQQIGEKPEKVTGDDTEVYGVGAFLLAGSEMAKMVALHP
- a CDS encoding cation:proton antiporter → MNFSQILATTIVLAAVFAYVNHRFIKWPPTIGIMILSLGSSLILAFAGHLYPSLTLRAKQLAESIDFRDVLMNFMLSFLLFAGAIHIDAAKLKKEAWPVLALSTIGILISTTIVGVVMWEVFRLFNFPVPFIYCLLFGAVISPTDPIAVLAILKAAKIPSSLEVRISGESLFNDGIAVVIFVTLLEAAQPGSANISLVSVGKLFLQEAVGGLLFGAILGYIGYYALRSIDDYKVEVLITLAIVSGGYFLAGYLHISGPLAMVVAGLITGNKAKAEALSETSRDYLGKFWELIDEILNAILFLLIGLEMLVIKTNTTIFLIGIIGICVALFARWVSVFLPITLLRFKIKFEKNTIAILTWGGLRGGLSVALALSLSSEMYRDEFVLITYVIVVYSILVHGLTIGGLAKRLLKNADN
- a CDS encoding ThuA domain-containing protein, whose product is MTKTRHTTLRIIVSCGFLYCFSNTFAQSAKYKTFHVIAFYHEYHDLAHVSFVHDANKFFPEMAKKYNFTYDSTKDWTKLNAEFLSKYQVILFLDSRPEDPAQRKAFETYMKNGGGWLGFHFAAFALTPSEYNADWDWYHNEFLGSGQYVSNTWHPTSAILRNEGGKSHPVTADMPETFKTSPNEWYRWERDLAKNPDIKILFSIDSSSFPLGNGPKQSEIWHSGYYPVVWTNKNYKMVYFNMGHNDMDYDGHTNATLSHTFDSPMEAKLILNALIWAAK